GATGCGAGTCACTCCCTTGGCGATCTTGTCCTTGCACTTCTTGCAGCCGGCTGTGCCGCGCTTGGCGTACTCCACCAGGAAACGCTGCTCCGCCATGGCGTCGGCCACGTGCAAGGACAGCAGGAGGCCTCCGTGATGCTCGAGAAGGCGGCGGCGAGATTCGGGAGGCGGGGCTAAGAGGCCCGAAAAGAATGTGCAGGTTGGGAAGAGGAGGGGAGCGAGGGGGCGAAGGCAGACTGTCTTTTTGGCTAGCAATATGACACAGCTGTGCATCAACACTTATAACCTGAGGAAGAACAGATTAGTTACAAGGCCAACAATCCATCAACAGCTGATCAATTTTCAAattaatcaatttttttttatcataaatTGTTAATTGTAGCTCGAGTTACAACTTTACCTATTAAGAAGTATTTTCCCCTCATTGTtcattaaattttattttttatctagGTTATTTTGGACTTTGATGgggaattgttttatttacagtgAAGATTTGCAGCTCAACCTTTGTTAATAAAGAAGTTCGATTTGGATTTTCTCTTGAATCCTTTTGCAAATATGGATTTGATCTGGATTTGTTTGACCTTTTAACAAACGAcaaactttgctttttttgctcAAGAACGAAATTGCCTAATAAACGCCAACTCAGATTGACACTTAACCACTCTGTTTCCAGTACCAttgtaatgtttattttgccTGCTCTCGTTTTGCAGTGGTAATGGTAGATTAGTGGCTAAACCAGAAAACGAATCGAAATTAATTTCAACTGGGTGGGATGTTTAAAAATTAGCAACATGAGTTTAGCTTCTAGGTTAGCTAGTCGGTTAGCTTTTTAGCTACGCCGGACACGACTCTTTACACGCCCCCGTTCATACAGACAGCTGGGTGTTtctttaacaaaaaataattgcattgTGAATAACATTTAGGATCCAACAAATGGTGGAAGCGACTGTACCTTGTCGATTCTTGGCAAAGTGTAAGAGTGAGGTTTAAATGGAGGCTCCGTGGCATTGTTGTAGCCGCCTGCGCAGTCAAGTAAACAATGTTTATGGTTATGGTTTGGTCACTTCCGGTAGCAGAGTAAAAGTTATCACCCAGTGCGGCGTCAAATAGTATCATTTCACAAGTGATATTTGTCCATGTTATAGATGTGGGGCATTTAATTTATCAAATGGTCAGAGAGACTGAAACACGTGTCTGACTTATCcgcaatttgtattttattatgcGTGTACAAATACTTTTTCCGGTTACGCGTGCTAGGCGACATTAGCTTGATGTTGGGATCACTTTTGGGGGCTGCTCAATGGCCCACATTTGTCAACAAACGGGTTTTTGTCCTTCAACCTTCATGGAAAAAGGACTGGTTTggatttttacacattttattaCAACAATAAATTCATatctgcaggaaaaaaaatacattttcaagaatattggtgaatttgacatgattaaaataacaatattgtGATTGTTAAATGTGAGGTGACACCAGAAAGAATTCCAGAAGGTCTCCTGGCTAATGTTGTGTCTGTATTCCAGAGTGTAAATTTACCCAGTGTCCTTTATGAGATAGTTGGTTGTTAAGAATTTGCCGCGTCCAGATTTTTCTCTCCTGAAGTGTTGTGTTCGGAGCAACTCCAACACTGAAGGTCCAACTTGGCTTGGATCAAACATGGCTGAGCAAGACATGATGATCaccatttatttttggttgTTTGAAAGTAAGCGTGCagctgtccatccatccatccatccatccagcagGGGGCGTTATTTTCTTACCTGCCTGGAGGACTTGATGAGAGTGGCGGAGCGTAGAGAGGGCCGGCTGCTGGCTTCCGAAAGTCGCTCCAGCAGGACTCGGGTTCTTGGGATGTGACTCCACGACACGCCCAGGCCAGGCTGCACCTTGCCCTCCTCGCTCCGCGTCACGTGATTGGTCACCTGTGGATGTCGCACTCACGACTAAATGACATCCTACAacgtgtgtaagtgtgtgtgtgttcctccTCACCAAAGCAGCTATGTTGAAATTCTTGGCCATGGTCTTGAGGGTGATGGCTACTTGGCTCATCATGTACATGCCTACACGGACAACATGTTGGATCAAGAAACGTCGATGACGTGAGGAAAAACGTTTGTGGGTTAATAGATTTAGTAAGCTGCGTTTGCATTTCTGCATGGAATGTTTAGCGCTCTCACGTTCTTGATGCCTGCTTCCCAGCAGAGGAGCGATGACGGCCGACACCGAGTCCACAATCAGCGCCTTGACGGAGCCTCCGCTGGCGCTCACCTGCCACGGCAAATGCGACAGACAACGTTAGACGCCTGGTGGGGGATTGGCAACGGGTTTTTGCACACACCTGTCGAAGGCCGCCGTCGCCGAGACGATGAAGACAGTCAAGCAGGGAGAAGATGTCGAACGCGCGATGCACGGCGATCCTCTGCAGGGCTTCCATCTGCCAGCCAAAATGACACTTGAGTCCCATGCGCGTTTTATGAGGTGTCGCTCATCTGACGCTggctataaaaagtctacacacccctgtgcaaatgccaggtttttgagagcaatataaaacatttcaaaactttttctAGCATTAATGTggcagcacattttttttacttgcctGTTTCAAGTGATTTGTACACAGTTGCCTATTTTTACTttgctcatttttttggggggttcaGTGGAGGTGCACAGATTGTTGATCGTGTTATCAATTCGGTGACCTGCTCGTCGTGGCTGCTTGTTTGGGTTTGCAGCATTTGGCGCAGGCGTCTCGCCGACAGTCCCCCCGTGGTGTCCACGAAGATCACGTTTTGCCTCAGGTGTTGCGCAACATGCGCCGCCACGCCCAAACACACCTGAAAACACCATTTGGACACGGcaagaaaagacaaacatttgtacaaggtaaaaaaaaacaatgagtttgtaatttgagaaaatatctcaatgagaacaaaaattgtaaatttttttaatactcgCCTGagttttgccacttgctggcCCACCTGCCAGCTCCGTAATCTCACCCGTGTACACGCCAGAATCCAGCAGCGTGTCCAggctgacaacaaacaagacaaTGACATGACCAGGAGCAAATTCTGGCCCATGTGCAAACTGCACCTTGAAGAGCAGACGCCAAAATCAAGTGGCGTACTTAAAATGCACGAGGTATGGAGCAAATAGCCGTGATGCAGCGGCAGAAAAGACATTCCTCGCCAAGTCCCTGCGCTGTTTTTGATTGATGGTCGGTGACGGATGTCTCGCTTGGCTCACGTCGCATCTACATATCTGACGCCCCCCCAAGGGATGCCCCCACACATCCCCCCGTTCAGTTCCGCGTGAAGGTTAAACGCGGCCCAGAGTTGCTTGTTGCACGACGTGATTGTGACGAGTGTGACCAAATATCCGGCGGACGTCCccggaggaaaacaaaaatgacagtcTTTGCCGTTTCTGCATCAATtgtccttcaaaaaaaaaagaaaaaaaatgacactttgactTGTAGGCACGAAGACCCGATTAGAATATGATCATACTGGACTTTCGATTTTACCGAGCTCACCTTGTCCCCGACATGAATGAGGACATTGAATTTTTATgttgaaggagaaaaaaaaaccccaaaacgtTTTTGCATGATGGATCAATGAGTCCTAGCAGCACGCTCATGCCCTTTGCTGCTGCCCCCGTAAAGCACTAGGGGGCAGCCATGACCCATCAAAGCTTCTCAAAGGGGTGCCCAGACTTTGATGTCATGCTTGAGAAACATTGACTTgaccatttaaaaataaaatcagcagGACGCTTTGACTTCCTCTCCGCAAAGCTTTGCCTGAGCACCTTGAAGGCTCTTTAGCCATCGCTGCTGTTTGTGTTAAAGAGGCGAGCAGGAGCCAGCGTGAAAGTGGCCGCTCCATCAGATTGCCACTTTGGGGTCCAAATGGAACGAGGCCTGTCTTTAGAGGCTGCTTTTTCTCCGCCGCGCGCTCAGCTGCATATTCCGCTATGCGCAACGTGGCTCCATGCTAATTCAATTTTGTGAAGCACGTCAGCGCGACTCGGGCTggggttgattgattgaagaGATGTGCGGTGGAATCTGgttacaaaataaatcttaTGACTGGTTTGACTTTCGTGTGTCCTTCAGTTTAAACAGGGAAGGATGAAATACGCctaagcacaaaaaaaaaaaaaagttgacaacAGTGGCAGGTTTAAATCCAAACGGCTGACTCTGCTGTTCAATTTTGGGCATGGGTCCTTGAGACATTTTCGTTCATCCCGTCATGACCACGTCCACCCAATTTTGTATCACTTGCATCatgcactacttttgtctaactTTCAAAAGCTGAACTtctcacccaaaaaaatagtCACAAAT
The sequence above is drawn from the Syngnathus acus chromosome 14, fSynAcu1.2, whole genome shotgun sequence genome and encodes:
- the rad51d gene encoding DNA repair protein RAD51 homolog 4 isoform X1; this translates as MVLLREGMCPGLDEDLLRRLRDAHVKTVEDLVSSDMEDLAQKSSASYKALIAIRRVLLAQHAAFPVSGADLYDEVLSATAILSTGNPDLDTLLDSGVYTGEITELAGGPASGKTQVCLGVAAHVAQHLRQNVIFVDTTGGLSARRLRQMLQTQTSSHDEQMEALQRIAVHRAFDIFSLLDCLHRLGDGGLRQVSASGGSVKALIVDSVSAVIAPLLGSRHQERMYMMSQVAITLKTMAKNFNIAALVRRNTHTLTHVVGCHLVVSATSTGDQSRDAERGGQGAAWPGRVVESHPKNPSPAGATFGSQQPALSTLRHSHQVLQAAMFDPSQVGPSVLELLRTQHFRREKSGRGKFLTTNYLIKDTG
- the rad51d gene encoding DNA repair protein RAD51 homolog 4 isoform X2, which codes for MVLLREGMCPGLDEDLLRRLRDAHVKTVEDLVSSDMEDLAQKSSASYKALIAIRRVLLAQHAAFPVSGADLYDEVLSATAILSTGNPDLDTLLDSGVYTGEITELAGGPASGKTQVCLGVAAHVAQHLRQNVIFVDTTGGLSARRLRQMLQTQTSSHDEQMEALQRIAVHRAFDIFSLLDCLHRLGDGGLRQVSASGGSVKALIVDSVSAVIAPLLGSRHQERMYMMSQVAITLKTMAKNFNIAALVTNHVTRSEEGKVQPGLGVSWSHIPRTRVLLERLSEASSRPSLRSATLIKSSRQPCLIQAKLDLQCWSCSEHNTSGEKNLDAANS